One genomic segment of Hordeum vulgare subsp. vulgare chromosome 2H, MorexV3_pseudomolecules_assembly, whole genome shotgun sequence includes these proteins:
- the LOC123427344 gene encoding uncharacterized protein LOC123427344 isoform X4: MKFAQVTGCFDHPSARCSHGTQCGNESGAGAKPDTLHCPGREPDTVGACRSGAPSSAAATCSGAGIRRTTDTDDVSGLLPVDPRRPAAMASHGDHARGVGRRPPVRRQVPGHGALRAALRGALRAVLPDAGRVHAVGHPAAAPPLRRPRPRPRPHVRLPGPAGRQRRRPRQPHAAAAAAVPVLRQRAHAGHRLPGLVLLGPELNIKPWEALRREIKEANAALDWTRRAPYAYWKGNPAVAAARRELLKCNVSGKRDWNARIYAQDWRTEVRGGFRESDLAKQCTHRYKMYVEGRGWSVSEKYILACDSVALVVRPRFHDFFSRGLVPLQHYWPVRGDRGQCRSIKFAVDWGNSHPHKAREIGENASRFVQEELTMDRVYDYMYHLLSEYARLLRYTPTVPGGAVEVTARSMARGRRGLEREFMVGTAVDAPGSAEPCELPSPFGPEELEALRRRNADAVRRVETWEER, from the exons GCCCGCTGCAGCCATGGCACACAATGCGGCAACGAGTCCGGAGCCGGTGCCAAGCCCGACACGCTTCACTGCCCTGGGCGCGAACCGGACACCGTCGGAGCCTGCCGGTCTGGCGCCCCTTCCTCCGCAGCAGCCACCTGCTCCGGCGCCGGAATCCGCAGAACCACCGACACCGACGACGTGTCCGGTTTACTTCCGGTGGATCCACGAAGACCTGCGGCCATGGCGAGCCACGGGGATCACGCGCGAGGCGTTGGAAGGCGCCCGCCGGTACGGCGCCAAGTTCCGGGTCACGGTGCTCTCCGGGCGGCTCTACGTGGCGCGCTACGGGCGGTGCTTCCAGACGCGGGACGTGTTCACGCAGTGGGGCATCCTGCAGCTGCTCCGCCGCTACGCCGGCCGCGTCCCCGACCTCGACCTCATGTTCGACTGCCAGGACCTGCCGGTCGTCAACGCCGGCGACCACGGCAGccacacgccgccgccgccgccgctgttcCGGTACTGCGGCAGCGAGCCCACGCTGGACATCGCCTTCCCGGACTGGTCCTTCTGGG GCCGGAGCTCAACATAAAGCCATGGGAAGCGCTGAGAAGGGAGATCAAGGAGGCCAATGCCGCGCTGGACTGGACGCGCAGGGCGCCGTACGCGTACTGGAAGGGGAACCCGGCGGTGGCCGCGGCGCGCCGGGAGCTCCTCAAGTGCAACGTGTCCGGCAAGCGTGACTGGAACGCCCGGATCTATGCGCAG GACTGGAGAACGGAGGTACGGGGCGGGTTCAGGGAGTCGGACTTGGCCAAGCAGTGCACGCACAG GTACAAGATGTACGTGGAAGGGCGCGGGTGGTCGGTGAGCGAGAAGTACATCCTGGCGTGCGACTCCGTGGCGCTCGTCGTTCGCCCGAGGTTCCACGACTTCTTCTCCAGGGGGCTCGTGCCGCTGCAGCACTACTGGCCCGTCCGCGGTGACCGCGGCCAGTGCCGGTCCATCAAGTTCGCCGTGGACTGGGGCAACTCGCACCCGCACAAG GCGCGGGAAATAGGAGAGAACGCGAGCAGGTTCGTGCAGGAGGAGCTGACCATGGACCGTGTGTACGACTACATGTACCACCTTCTGAGCGAGTACGCCAGGCTGCTGCGGTACACGCCGACGGTGCCCGGCGGAGCCGTGGAGGTCACCGCGCGGTCCATGGCGCGCGGAAGGCGGGGGCTGGAAAGGGAGTTCATGGTGGGCACGGCGGTGGACGCTCCCGGCAGCGCGGAACCGTGCGAGCTGCCGTCGCCTTTCGGGCCCGAGGAGCTGGAGGCGCTGCGGAGGAGGAACGCCGATGCGGTGAGGCGGGTGGAGACGTGGGAGGAGCGGTGA